The following are encoded in a window of Panicum virgatum strain AP13 chromosome 5N, P.virgatum_v5, whole genome shotgun sequence genomic DNA:
- the LOC120673789 gene encoding uncharacterized protein LOC120673789 has translation MWVWREGAGWCFCSGGGDDGGRSERVKAAIFSARSPALAEVNGLGSDSGSGLLIHRNLLLTTHGNLPSAAAAEDAEARLGHGRLVARLEPHRFFITSSILDLTIVGLDYTEGDSTLQSQQPHYLKTSCKPSLDHGSAVYLLGHTGKKELVIGEGKVVIGTDNLIKLATNGVTWCPGSAGFDAQGKLAFMICDPMKLASSSPTARSSSASSSSSHSWKKDHPMQFGIPISVVCDWLYQHWQGNLDEVSKPKLPLVRLMSSRSDHSSTSFTRRHVFKPEDENDDASVCSKPKYQQASGSLATARISHEANPLVDLRTSSEQGIATPEIYESPRPCQAQKDAAPGQLLDINFPPRAPNTIFLPLPLKQMLSDENNVETSKPKNRSKDNGFPSGLMWHRNSEAECRDPPVALRREDCSSEGQSSSSPVEILEYRGHDHYSSEEETMYSAETMESRNIPSPREKHVGRSQSCVTYSRWSSPRTSSMQNGTLRKQHTLIPVRKTHSQNTALPQRNHDYLSPTVSSAMKKRNSMEQQQPTKPRQSIVHSSPKWMF, from the exons ATGTGGGTGTGGAGGGAGGGCGCGGGGTGGTGcttctgctccggcggcggcgacgacgggggGCGGTCGGAGCGGGTCAAGGCGGCGATCTTCTCCGCGAGGTCCCCCGCGCTGGCGGAGGTCAATGGGCTGGGGAGCGACAGCGGGAGCGGGCTCCTGATCCACCGGAACCTGCTGCTCACCACGCACGGCAACCTGccctcggcggccgccgccgaggacgccGAGGCGCGGCTCGGACACGGCCGCCTCGTCGCCAGACTCGAGCCTCACAG ATTCTTCATTACAAGCTCAATTCTTGACCTTACAATAGTGGGTCTGGATTACACAGAGGGTGACTCAACTTTGCAGAGCCAGCAGCCTCACTATTTGAAAACAAGCTGCAAACCAAGCCTAGATCATGGAAGTGCTGTGTACCTACTGGGACATACAGGGAAAAAGGAACTGGTCATTGGTGAGGGCAAAGTAGTTATTGGCACAGACAATCTCATTAAGCTCGCAACCAATGGGGTGACATGGTGCCCTGGATCTGCCGGTTTTGATGCCCAAGGGAAGCTAGCTTTCATGATTTGTGATCCAATGAAGTTGGCGTCGTCTTCTCCCACCGCAAGATCATCCTCggcatcctcatcctcatcacATTCGTGGAAGAAGGATCACCCAATGCAATTTGGGATCCCCATATCCGTGGTTTGCGATTGGTTGTATCAGCATTGGCAGGGCAACTTGGATGAGGTTAGCAAGCCAAAGTTACCTCTTGTTCGGCTGATGTCCAGCAGGAGTGATCACTCAAGCACCTCTTTTACTCGTCGTCATGTGTTCAAGCCTGAAGACGAGAATGATGATGCCTCTGTTTGTTCAAAGCCTAAATATCAGCAGGCATCAGGAAGCTTGGCCACTGCAAGGATTTCACATGAAGCAAATCCTCTAGTTGATCTGCGCACTAGCAGTGAACAGGGGATTGCAACACCAGAAATCTATGAGTCGCCAAGGCCTTGCCAGGCTCAGAAGGATGCTGCACCAGGTCAACTCTTGGACATCAACTTCCCACCCAGGGCTCCAAATACTATCTTTCTACCACTGCCTCTGAAGCAAATGCTTTCTGATGAGAACAATGTTGAAACATCCAAGCCTAAAAATCGGTCGAAAGACAATGGTTTCCCATCAGGGCTGATGTGGCACCGTAATAGTGAGGCTGAGTGTCGGGACCCTCCAGTAGCTCTTCGGCGCGAGGATTGCAGCAGTGAGGGGCAGTCAAGCTCGTCACCTGTTGAGATACTGGAGTATAGAGGTCATGATCATTATAGCAGCGAAGAGGAAACAATGTACTCAGCTGAAACCATGGAAAGCAGGAACATCCCAAGCCCCAGGGAAAAGCATGTGGGGAGGAGCCAGAGCTGCGTCACCTACAGCAGGTGGAGCTCTCCAAGAACATCATCAATGCAAAATGGAACATTGAGAAAGCAGCATACGCTGATCCCTGTGCGGAAGACACACTCGCAGAACACAGCTCTACCACAGAGGAATCACGACTATTTAAGCCCAACGGTCTCCTCAGCTATGAAGAAGAGGAACTCCATGGAACAGCAACAACCCACAAAACCTCGGCAGAGCATTGTTCACTCTTCCCCAAAATGGATGTTTTGA
- the LOC120676611 gene encoding uncharacterized protein LOC120676611: protein MPRLLPLLVLLLVSSAAASSGSQAQGAGSGAPSRRGLVPVAPSEAELGAMALGLNDTRRRLGGSFQLCAPCTCCGGDRHTCVLSPCCYAINCNIPNRPFGYCSFMPKSCDCLGCNL from the exons ATGCCCAGGCTCCTGCCTCTCCTCGTCTTGCTGCTCGTCTCGTCGGCCGCGGCCTCCAGCGGCTCCCAG GCGCAGGGAGCGGGGTCCGGGGCGCCGTCTCGGCGGGGCCTGGTGCCGGTGGCCCCGTCGGAGGCGGAGCTGGGCGCGATGGCGCTCGGCCTTAACgacacgcggcggcggctcgggggCAGCTTCCAGCTCTGCGCGCCCTGCACCTGCTGCGGCGGGGACAGGCACACCTGCGTCCTCTCGCCCTGCTGCTACGCCATCAACTGCAACATCCCCAACCGCCCCTTCGGGTACTGCTCCTTCATGCCCAAGTCCTGCGACTGCCTCGGATGCAACctctga
- the LOC120673590 gene encoding zinc finger CCCH domain-containing protein 12-like yields the protein MDDAGRASAPAAVTVSATAAPVHPPPSATAADTPSPDPSALYGEGMWEQMAMNSGATMQPGPYPERQGEPDCTYYLRTGLCRFGMCCRFNHPPDRNLAIASARMKGEYPERLGQPECQYYLKTGTCKFGPTCKFHHPREKAGIAGRVQLNTLGYPLRPNEKECAYYLKTGQCKYANTCKFHHPELFNVVPSSRGSPIYPSVHSSASTGPQSYTGTMASWAFPRASFIPSPRWQSPSNYAPMIVPQGLVQVPSWNSYPGQMQSPGAQQTYGTSQQGEASTGNQGMLSPYRSSSFPVPQYALQRENVFPERPDQPECQYYMKTGDCKFGAVCKFHHPRVRSLPPPDCVLSPMGLPIRPGEELCKFYSRYGICKFGANCKFDHPMATPMGVYAYGFSASASASASTNVPMARRLLGSPSGSGYTS from the exons ATGGACGACGCTGGAAGGGCAtctgctcccgcggcggtgacagtctccgccaccgccgcacccgTGCATCCCCcgccctccgccaccgccgccgacacGCCCTCCCCCGACCCCTCCGCGCTCTATGGAG AGGGGATGTGGGAACAGATGGCCATGAACAGCGGTGCCACAATGCAACCTGGGCCATATCCTGAGCGGCAGGGTGAACCGGACTGCACCTACTATCTCAGGACTGGATTGTGTAGATTTGGCATGTGCTGCAGGTTCAATCATCCTCCGGATAGGAATCTG GCTATTGCCTCTGCCAGAATGAAGGGAGAATATCCTGAGAGATTGGGACAACCAGAATGCCAG TATTATCTGAAGACAGGAACATGCAAGTTTGGCCCTACATGCAAATTTCACCATCCCAGGGAAAAGGCTGGAATTGCAGGAAGGGTGCAGCTAAACACATTAGGATATCCACTCCGCCCG AACGAAAAGGAGTGTGCATATTATTTAAAAACAGGACAGTGTAAATATGCGAATACTTGTAAATTCCACCATCCAGAACTTTTCAATGTGGTGCCTTCCTCACGTGGTTCTCCTATTTATCCTTCTGTACATTCATCTGCGAGCACTGGTCCTCAGTCCTATACTGGAACTATGGCAAGCTGGGCTTTTCCACGCGCTTCTTTTATCCCAAGCCCTAGATGGCAAAGTCCTTCAAATTATGCACCAATGATTGTACCTCAGGGTCTTGTTCAAGTGCCAAGCTGGAATTCATATCCT GGTCAAATGCAGTCACCAGGGGCTCAACAAACCTATGGAACCTCTCAACAAGGCGAAGCTAGTACAGGAAACCAGGGAATGTTATCACCCTACAGATCCAGTTCATTTCCTGTGCCTCAATATGCTTTGCAGAGAGAGAATGTATTTCCTGAGAGACCTGACCAACCAGAATGCCAATATTACATGAAGACAGGAGATTGTAAATTCGGTGCAGTGTGCAAGTTCCATCATCCACGGGTTAGATCACTACCGCCTCCAGATTGTGTCTTAAGTCCAATGGGTCTTCCAATACGTCCT GGTGAAGAACTGTGCAAATTCTATTCGCGTTATGGCATCTGTAAGTTCGGAGCCAACTGTAAGTTTGATCATCCAATGGCTACTCCAATGGGAGTCTACGCTTACGGTTTCTCAGCCTCAGCTTCTGCATCCGCATCAACTAATGTACCTATGGCCCGACGCCTTCTGGGATCCCCTTCTGGTTCTGGATACACATCCTAG